A section of the Deltaproteobacteria bacterium genome encodes:
- a CDS encoding acyl-CoA dehydrogenase family protein, which produces MRFSEEQEKLRKKVRDFVEREMPRDLVRELDEKDEYPHELLGKLVDLDLARVNIPEEYGGTGGDIIDLMIIFEELGRRFPTLTWAFGNIVLYGNEIIGVNGSAAQKREYLPRLGRGEIKFCFALTEPNAGSDAASISTRGIPDGDGYVVTGNKMFISGAGVSDYAVTFARTDQPKYAGITAFIVDTGLEGYQARSLEKIGMHGSNTCEVTYDNVRVRSVDILGGPEYLNKGWFQEMKLLNQERLNLSAVALGIAEAALEDALEYARDMIPGTNRKNIQQSMQHQLADMATNVEAIRWLIYAAAWKETQHMQPVMETSMSKYFSAETTKKIVLQGLDILGREASLMRRDMQRYLRDIMIYSIGGGTSQIQKNIIAKTLNV; this is translated from the coding sequence ATGCGCTTCAGCGAGGAACAGGAGAAACTCAGAAAAAAGGTACGTGACTTTGTGGAACGCGAAATGCCGCGTGACCTGGTACGAGAGCTTGACGAAAAGGACGAGTATCCCCATGAATTGCTCGGCAAGCTCGTCGATCTTGATCTTGCCCGGGTCAACATTCCGGAAGAGTACGGCGGCACCGGCGGCGACATTATCGACCTGATGATCATATTTGAGGAACTGGGAAGGCGGTTTCCGACACTGACCTGGGCCTTCGGTAATATAGTCCTCTATGGAAATGAGATCATAGGAGTGAACGGCAGTGCGGCCCAGAAACGGGAATACCTGCCGCGGCTCGGCAGGGGGGAGATAAAATTCTGCTTTGCACTGACCGAACCGAATGCAGGCTCTGACGCGGCGAGCATCAGTACCCGCGGGATTCCCGATGGAGACGGATATGTCGTAACGGGTAACAAGATGTTCATATCAGGAGCGGGGGTTTCGGATTACGCCGTCACCTTTGCCCGCACGGATCAGCCGAAGTATGCCGGGATAACGGCCTTTATCGTGGACACCGGGCTGGAAGGATACCAAGCCAGGTCTCTTGAGAAGATCGGTATGCATGGCTCGAATACCTGTGAGGTGACCTACGATAATGTACGTGTCAGATCGGTAGATATCCTGGGCGGGCCCGAATACCTCAACAAAGGATGGTTCCAGGAGATGAAACTTCTCAACCAGGAACGGCTGAATCTGTCGGCCGTCGCGCTCGGGATTGCCGAGGCCGCCCTCGAGGATGCTCTGGAATATGCCCGTGATATGATTCCGGGAACTAACAGGAAAAACATCCAGCAGAGCATGCAGCACCAGCTCGCCGATATGGCCACGAACGTCGAAGCCATCCGCTGGCTCATTTATGCCGCTGCGTGGAAGGAAACGCAGCACATGCAGCCTGTTATGGAAACGTCCATGTCGAAATACTTTTCGGCGGAGACCACGAAAAAGATCGTTCTCCAGGGACTTGATATCCTGGGGCGGGAGGCGTCTCTGATGAGACGTGACATGCAGCGATACCTGAGAGATATCATGATCTACTCCATCGGCGGCGGTACATCCCAGATACAGAAGAACATCATTGCCAAGACCCTGAACGTTTGA
- the moaA gene encoding GTP 3',8-cyclase MoaA, whose translation MIDKFNREINYLRVSITDRCNLRCQYCMPKEGVSLIGHQDILSYEEILRIVRISVGLGIIKVRVTGGEPLVRKDIVGFLRSLGRIEELRDISLTTNGILLEELAEDMFDAGIRRINVSLDSLLPERYRTITRVGDLDRVLRGILAVHRIGYAPIKINVVAIKGFNDDEIMDFARLTFEYPFQIRFIEYMPIGTAFLKNDFEYISNNVIIQTIQKTETLEPVSGHTNGAEGPARVYRIRGAVGEIGIISAISHGFCESCNRLRLTADGSLRTCLLSDEEVDLKGIMRAGCSDAELEKVIRNAILSKPQRSSTFCYEVNRKKCVRSMSAIGG comes from the coding sequence ATGATAGACAAATTCAACAGGGAGATCAATTACTTACGTGTTTCCATCACCGATCGGTGCAATCTCCGCTGCCAGTACTGCATGCCCAAGGAAGGGGTATCGCTGATCGGCCACCAGGATATCCTCAGCTATGAGGAAATTCTCCGTATCGTCAGGATCTCCGTCGGTCTGGGAATAATCAAGGTTCGCGTCACAGGTGGTGAACCGCTTGTTCGGAAGGACATTGTCGGATTCCTGCGTTCACTCGGGCGCATCGAGGAACTTCGTGATATCAGTCTCACGACGAATGGGATCCTGCTCGAAGAGCTCGCGGAAGACATGTTCGATGCCGGAATAAGACGGATCAATGTCAGTCTCGATTCCCTGTTACCGGAACGCTACCGGACCATTACCCGCGTGGGCGACCTCGACCGCGTTCTCCGGGGGATCCTGGCGGTTCACCGGATCGGATACGCGCCGATCAAGATCAACGTGGTGGCGATCAAGGGTTTCAACGACGATGAGATAATGGATTTTGCCCGCCTGACCTTTGAGTATCCTTTTCAGATCCGCTTCATCGAGTACATGCCGATCGGCACAGCGTTCCTGAAAAATGATTTCGAATATATCTCGAACAATGTCATAATACAGACGATCCAGAAAACGGAAACCCTTGAACCGGTGAGTGGGCACACAAACGGGGCGGAGGGCCCGGCGCGTGTCTACCGCATACGGGGTGCCGTCGGGGAGATCGGCATTATCAGCGCCATCAGTCATGGTTTCTGTGAGTCCTGTAACCGGCTCAGGCTGACGGCCGATGGGAGCCTTCGAACATGCCTTCTCTCCGATGAGGAGGTCGACCTGAAAGGAATCATGCGCGCCGGGTGCAGTGATGCCGAGCTCGAAAAGGTGATCCGAAACGCCATTCTCTCGAAGCCGCAGCGATCATCCACGTTCTGCTACGAAGTAAACCGCAAGAAGTGTGTCCGCAGCATGTCCGCCATAGGAGGGTGA
- a CDS encoding TetR/AcrR family transcriptional regulator: protein MERSEWEANEDGVMEKKKQKQPTDFPMLKEQERENRRNLIIDAAERVFSAKPFEQVTMRNIAMEVGITPTAIYRYFADKQALYAESYVRSNNRLLEKLVKVFEHSSDLNLEKIATITVDHFLGEEQNLKMRAHFMIDDMLNDNLLGKLSENTKYFVDTIEQHFRKFSSDPEVRILALTFFAALNGVLLTYRKSPGKSRAEIVKNIRKEAQIVSEIFTKRLMSGGS, encoded by the coding sequence GTGGAACGATCAGAATGGGAAGCGAACGAGGACGGGGTGATGGAAAAGAAGAAACAGAAGCAACCGACCGATTTTCCCATGCTCAAGGAACAGGAAAGGGAAAACCGGAGAAATCTGATCATAGACGCGGCGGAGCGGGTGTTTTCCGCAAAGCCCTTTGAGCAGGTGACCATGCGCAATATCGCCATGGAAGTCGGCATTACTCCGACGGCCATCTATCGGTATTTCGCGGATAAGCAGGCGCTCTATGCCGAATCATATGTCAGAAGCAATAACCGGTTGCTCGAGAAGCTTGTCAAGGTGTTCGAACATTCCAGCGATCTCAATCTTGAAAAGATCGCCACCATTACCGTCGATCATTTTCTGGGAGAGGAACAGAACCTCAAAATGCGGGCTCATTTCATGATCGACGACATGCTGAACGATAACCTTCTGGGCAAGCTATCTGAGAACACAAAGTACTTCGTCGATACCATAGAGCAGCATTTCCGGAAGTTTAGCTCCGACCCGGAAGTAAGAATTCTGGCGCTGACCTTTTTCGCGGCACTGAACGGCGTCCTTTTGACCTATCGCAAGAGCCCGGGGAAAAGCCGTGCGGAGATCGTGAAGAACATCAGGAAAGAAGCCCAGATCGTGTCGGAAATATTTACCAAACGGCTGATGTCGGGAGGGTCGTGA
- a CDS encoding 3-oxoacyl-ACP reductase FabG, producing the protein MSDELDGKTVLVTGAAGGIGSAVAEGLCEAGARVFAVDLHTRKVGVPSLREECWKEYQADVSDAGSVQAMIEACEKRFGPPEVLVNVAAISRPCQVQDMRLDLWRQVITMNLTSVFLCSRAVLPAMTEAGGGSIINFSSVLADIGGKGSAHYAAAKAGVEAFSKSLAREVSALGIRVNVISPGMVDTPMLALMSEQQKKALAGRIPLGRIGRPEDFVKPVILLASDGASYMTGQVIRVDGGMNMA; encoded by the coding sequence ATGAGTGATGAGCTTGACGGGAAAACGGTGCTGGTCACCGGTGCGGCAGGAGGGATCGGTAGTGCCGTCGCAGAAGGGCTTTGCGAGGCGGGAGCGCGGGTGTTCGCAGTCGACCTTCATACCCGAAAAGTGGGCGTCCCATCGCTGCGCGAGGAGTGCTGGAAAGAATATCAGGCCGATGTGAGTGATGCCGGGTCGGTTCAGGCAATGATCGAGGCCTGTGAGAAGCGTTTCGGACCGCCTGAAGTGCTCGTCAACGTGGCCGCCATCAGCAGGCCCTGTCAGGTTCAGGACATGCGCCTTGACCTGTGGCGACAGGTCATTACGATGAATCTTACCTCTGTTTTTCTCTGTTCCCGCGCGGTACTGCCCGCCATGACCGAGGCGGGAGGGGGAAGCATCATCAATTTTTCCTCCGTGCTGGCCGATATCGGAGGAAAGGGAAGCGCTCATTACGCGGCCGCAAAGGCCGGTGTCGAAGCGTTTTCAAAATCACTTGCCCGTGAGGTAAGTGCTCTGGGAATCCGGGTTAATGTGATTTCTCCCGGCATGGTCGATACCCCGATGCTTGCTCTGATGAGCGAGCAACAGAAAAAAGCGCTCGCCGGAAGAATCCCCCTGGGACGTATCGGAAGACCGGAAGACTTTGTGAAGCCCGTAATTCTTCTTGCCTCGGACGGCGCATCCTATATGACCGGTCAGGTGATCCGTGTGGATGGCGGCATGAACATGGCCTGA
- a CDS encoding MaoC family dehydratase N-terminal domain-containing protein, translating to MAEKYWEDFDVGFSFKTPSITVTESHIVTWAGLTMDFYPLHVDAEYAKKTVFKERIAHGPLIFGLAVGLAAQARIEGGAVMAWMGVDNMRMLAPVRIGDTVTVNIEVTQRKETKKDTQGIQIWKYSVHNQRDEVVLVFDMNFLMHRRPAV from the coding sequence ATGGCTGAAAAATACTGGGAAGATTTTGATGTGGGGTTTTCTTTCAAAACCCCGTCCATAACGGTTACGGAGTCCCATATCGTTACCTGGGCGGGTCTGACCATGGACTTCTACCCACTTCACGTGGATGCCGAGTACGCGAAAAAAACCGTTTTCAAGGAGCGGATCGCGCATGGGCCTCTCATCTTCGGGTTGGCCGTCGGCCTGGCGGCACAGGCCAGGATCGAGGGAGGGGCCGTCATGGCCTGGATGGGTGTCGACAACATGCGTATGCTCGCTCCCGTGAGGATCGGCGATACCGTAACGGTGAACATTGAGGTGACACAGAGAAAAGAGACGAAAAAGGACACTCAGGGCATACAGATCTGGAAATACAGCGTTCATAATCAGCGTGATGAGGTTGTTCTTGTGTTCGACATGAATTTCCTGATGCATCGGAGACCCGCCGTGTAA
- a CDS encoding cation transporter — protein MPNDLYMMRAVKVSLVANVILCCIKLVALIIVGSIAIAADLGISCVALAVSIVLFYAVKISNKPADFLYNYGYGRIENVCEVMEGIVLIGLALAMSFQAIMHIVRVAEVQAPMVGLASCLIGVGINFGGAYYILQQARKSGSPALYAESIHFRIEGFISAAIAVAFILIMLTTAAGLVKVVHYIDPVTTLFVSAVIAVPSARLLKEAFTKLLDASIEESRQIEVVKVLARHVDKYCNFKDLRTRSAGRVQFVEMDLIMPEHMSLREGHRVISEIKEDIESHLGECDVTIRIHPCDKNCFYAREDKNCPYSSE, from the coding sequence ATGCCGAACGACCTGTACATGATGCGAGCCGTGAAGGTCAGCCTCGTCGCGAATGTCATTCTCTGCTGCATAAAACTGGTTGCGCTCATCATCGTCGGTTCCATTGCCATAGCGGCCGACCTGGGAATATCCTGCGTCGCTCTCGCCGTTTCGATTGTCCTTTTCTATGCCGTGAAGATATCAAACAAGCCCGCTGATTTCCTGTATAACTATGGTTACGGAAGGATCGAGAACGTGTGCGAGGTGATGGAAGGGATCGTCCTCATCGGTCTCGCCCTTGCCATGTCTTTTCAGGCGATCATGCATATCGTCAGGGTAGCGGAGGTACAGGCCCCCATGGTCGGTCTTGCGAGTTGCCTCATCGGTGTAGGTATCAACTTCGGGGGGGCATATTACATACTGCAACAGGCACGGAAAAGCGGGTCTCCCGCACTGTACGCGGAAAGCATCCACTTCAGGATTGAAGGATTCATATCGGCGGCGATCGCCGTGGCGTTCATTCTGATAATGCTCACAACAGCCGCGGGACTTGTCAAAGTGGTCCATTACATAGATCCCGTGACAACACTGTTCGTGAGTGCCGTGATCGCCGTGCCGTCCGCACGCCTCCTGAAGGAAGCCTTTACAAAGCTTCTCGATGCGTCCATAGAAGAGTCCAGACAGATCGAAGTGGTCAAAGTTCTTGCCAGGCATGTCGATAAATACTGCAACTTCAAAGATCTGAGGACCAGATCGGCGGGGAGAGTCCAGTTTGTTGAAATGGACCTCATCATGCCGGAACACATGTCGTTGAGGGAGGGCCATCGGGTCATATCCGAGATCAAAGAAGATATTGAGTCACACCTGGGCGAATGTGATGTTACGATCAGAATACATCCCTGTGATAAAAATTGTTTTTATGCCAGGGAAGACAAGAATTGCCCATACAGCAGCGAATGA
- a CDS encoding thiolase family protein, producing the protein MSDLKGKVAIIGIGEVPTGRFPEASAIYHAIESARRAIRDAGINKDNIDYVLPCGAVYSPPFNTELITGRVVEELGLKNVSKNCQVFSGGSTSSCGIDIAASLINSKAASTVLFVHADRLGTGVDLQGGIDLFATAGISHEWEVPFGQHYSSIAALAMTRYMYETGCTDEHLAAVCVSNRKWAELNPHAFFRKPVTIEEILSSKVLSTPLRAKQSNMLFDGGAAFIVTSAERARDITERPVYLLGEGGIVTHFVYSQEPDITRFGWARAAEKAFGEAGLTAADMDIAEIYDSYPIYELIAFEELGFCKRGDGGEMFLRGDTWPGGKIPTTTNGGMLSQGHTGGGGGVAILVETFRQLMGKAGERQVPNARFAVETGTGGTYMDSQVSVFGTEIP; encoded by the coding sequence ATGAGTGATCTCAAGGGCAAGGTTGCCATCATCGGCATCGGGGAGGTCCCGACGGGGCGATTTCCCGAAGCCTCGGCGATTTACCATGCGATCGAATCGGCACGCCGGGCCATCAGGGATGCCGGCATCAACAAGGATAATATCGATTACGTTCTTCCCTGCGGCGCCGTTTACAGCCCGCCTTTCAACACGGAACTGATCACCGGCCGCGTCGTCGAGGAACTGGGACTGAAAAACGTCAGCAAGAACTGCCAGGTCTTTTCGGGCGGTTCCACAAGCAGTTGCGGCATTGATATCGCGGCATCTCTTATCAATTCAAAGGCGGCCTCGACGGTTCTCTTCGTTCACGCCGACCGCCTCGGTACCGGTGTGGACCTTCAGGGCGGCATCGACCTTTTTGCCACGGCGGGCATTTCACATGAATGGGAGGTCCCATTCGGGCAGCATTATTCATCTATCGCCGCTCTCGCCATGACCCGTTACATGTATGAGACGGGATGCACCGATGAACACCTCGCGGCGGTATGCGTTTCCAACCGGAAATGGGCGGAGCTGAACCCGCACGCGTTTTTCAGAAAACCGGTGACCATCGAGGAAATCCTGTCCTCCAAGGTACTGTCCACACCCCTGCGTGCGAAACAGTCGAACATGCTCTTCGACGGCGGGGCGGCCTTCATCGTGACCTCGGCCGAGCGCGCGCGGGACATTACGGAGAGACCCGTCTATCTGCTGGGCGAAGGCGGCATCGTGACGCACTTTGTCTATTCCCAGGAGCCCGATATCACCCGGTTCGGCTGGGCGAGAGCGGCCGAAAAGGCCTTTGGGGAAGCGGGACTGACAGCGGCAGACATGGATATCGCCGAGATCTACGATTCCTATCCCATCTACGAACTGATCGCCTTTGAGGAACTCGGATTCTGCAAAAGAGGTGATGGAGGCGAGATGTTCCTGAGAGGAGATACCTGGCCCGGCGGAAAGATCCCGACGACGACCAATGGCGGTATGCTTTCCCAGGGACATACCGGTGGTGGCGGTGGTGTGGCCATCCTCGTTGAAACCTTCCGGCAGCTGATGGGAAAGGCCGGTGAGCGGCAGGTTCCGAATGCCCGGTTCGCCGTTGAAACCGGAACGGGCGGCACCTACATGGATTCGCAGGTGTCCGTCTTCGGAACGGAGATCCCGTAA
- the amrS gene encoding AmmeMemoRadiSam system radical SAM enzyme: MKKKALLYETLEDGKVRCVLCAHTCVIAPGKKGICGVRVNEEGTLYTLVYGTIIAENVDPIEKKPLFHILPGSRSYSIATVGCNFQCTFCQNSDISQMPRDQNRIVGKECTPSTLVEHALQSGSKTIAYTYTEPTVFFELAYDTAKMAHDKDIRNVFVTNGYMTADMLDMLSPYLDGANVDLKSFSNEFYKKYCGARLQPVLDSLRRMKDLGIWLEITTLLIPGLNDSDEELADIARYIHSLGDGTPWHISRFHPQYRLLNIPPTPVETLHRARRCGIEAGLKYVYTGNVPGDEGENTYCHHCGNLLIERYGFRIGRINIKNGACVKCGTAAEGIWGI, from the coding sequence GTGAAAAAGAAGGCGCTCCTTTATGAAACGCTGGAGGATGGGAAAGTCCGGTGCGTGCTCTGCGCACACACCTGCGTCATCGCCCCCGGCAAGAAGGGCATTTGCGGCGTCAGGGTGAACGAAGAAGGCACCTTGTACACCCTCGTATACGGGACCATCATCGCCGAGAATGTGGACCCCATTGAGAAGAAACCGCTCTTTCACATCCTACCGGGCTCAAGATCGTATTCGATCGCCACCGTGGGATGCAATTTTCAGTGCACCTTCTGCCAGAACAGCGACATCTCCCAGATGCCCCGTGACCAGAACCGTATCGTGGGAAAGGAGTGCACACCATCCACCCTGGTGGAACACGCCCTGCAATCCGGCTCGAAAACGATCGCGTATACGTATACGGAGCCGACCGTTTTTTTTGAACTGGCCTACGATACGGCGAAGATGGCTCACGACAAGGACATCAGGAACGTCTTTGTCACCAATGGATATATGACGGCGGACATGCTCGACATGCTGTCCCCCTACCTTGACGGCGCCAACGTCGATCTGAAATCTTTCAGCAATGAATTTTACAAAAAGTACTGCGGCGCCAGGCTCCAACCCGTTCTTGACAGCCTTCGCAGGATGAAGGACCTCGGGATATGGCTTGAGATCACCACATTACTTATTCCGGGACTTAACGACAGCGATGAGGAGCTGGCGGATATAGCCCGTTACATCCACTCTCTCGGGGACGGGACTCCATGGCACATCAGCAGGTTTCATCCCCAGTACAGGCTTCTGAACATTCCTCCCACTCCCGTGGAAACCCTTCACCGCGCCCGGCGCTGCGGTATCGAGGCCGGGTTGAAATACGTATACACGGGAAACGTTCCGGGCGATGAAGGCGAAAACACATATTGCCATCATTGCGGCAATCTTCTTATCGAACGCTACGGATTCCGGATCGGCAGGATCAATATCAAAAACGGGGCATGCGTCAAGTGCGGCACCGCCGCGGAAGGAATATGGGGGATCTGA
- a CDS encoding acyl-CoA/acyl-ACP dehydrogenase → MDFSLSDEQRFIRDTIEKFLARECGREVVKKLDEERRFPTDLYRTVAGMGFCGLTIPEEYGGGGPNVLGAALVTEELATVSPVLAGAFSAAAFRGGLTLSTLGSDAQKKALLPKLAEGAHLFSFAVEEPGLTGGAGPFRTQAERRDEVFVVSGVKSCAGLADHADYLIVPVSTEAIDGDENSVTIFLVQTGSGNIRITPAETVGFVSGSFCDVVFDDLVLTREDILGGGEHIGRGRVQMEGIAACANLEIAAIARGIMKGCYEYALNYAKEREQFGQAIMRFGGVQDMLVEMAVSVRVAGDLLYRACWCADRGDPYLEESTMARLRACRDVRQAAMDCMQVLGGYGYANEYDAQRYLRDSLVMLEGTPGTGVLKDTLADCLWAY, encoded by the coding sequence ATGGATTTTTCGTTAAGTGATGAACAGCGGTTTATCAGAGATACGATAGAGAAATTTCTGGCCCGTGAGTGCGGCCGCGAGGTCGTCAAGAAACTTGACGAGGAGCGGAGGTTTCCGACGGACCTCTACCGGACCGTCGCGGGGATGGGGTTTTGCGGGCTTACCATTCCGGAAGAGTATGGCGGCGGAGGGCCGAACGTTCTGGGAGCGGCACTGGTGACCGAAGAGCTGGCGACGGTTTCTCCCGTGCTGGCAGGTGCCTTTTCTGCGGCGGCGTTTCGTGGAGGACTCACGCTGTCGACGCTGGGCAGCGATGCGCAAAAGAAAGCGCTTCTTCCGAAGCTCGCCGAAGGTGCCCATCTCTTTTCCTTCGCCGTTGAGGAACCGGGATTGACCGGGGGGGCGGGGCCTTTCCGGACGCAAGCGGAACGGCGTGATGAAGTGTTCGTTGTCAGTGGCGTCAAGTCGTGCGCCGGCCTTGCGGACCATGCCGATTACCTGATCGTACCCGTATCGACGGAGGCCATCGATGGGGACGAGAACAGCGTGACAATCTTTCTCGTTCAGACCGGTTCCGGCAATATCCGGATAACGCCCGCGGAAACCGTTGGATTCGTGAGCGGGTCGTTCTGCGATGTCGTTTTTGATGATCTCGTCCTCACCAGGGAAGACATACTGGGCGGGGGTGAGCATATCGGCCGGGGGCGGGTTCAAATGGAAGGGATCGCCGCGTGCGCTAACCTCGAAATCGCCGCCATAGCCCGCGGGATAATGAAAGGCTGCTATGAATACGCCCTGAATTATGCTAAGGAACGGGAGCAGTTCGGTCAGGCTATCATGCGGTTCGGTGGCGTTCAGGACATGCTGGTGGAAATGGCCGTTTCCGTCCGGGTGGCCGGTGACCTTCTTTATCGTGCCTGCTGGTGTGCCGACAGGGGGGACCCCTATCTGGAAGAATCGACCATGGCCCGGCTCCGGGCATGCCGGGATGTCCGGCAGGCCGCCATGGACTGTATGCAGGTTCTGGGAGGGTACGGGTATGCAAACGAGTACGATGCCCAGCGGTATCTTCGTGACTCCCTGGTGATGCTGGAGGGTACCCCTGGTACAGGCGTGCTGAAGGATACCCTGGCCGACTGCCTGTGGGCATATTGA
- a CDS encoding PilZ domain-containing protein encodes MEQGGEAIKVVASPNEKGNVSIVCRQCGTVKRLNVNEISYSEGAYRMNMKCEGCGSLLDVLINLRKAFRKPTNLTGICTTVESGDIDLDAHFDKVSGIVVSDISKTGIGFKMKTPLKIKQGDFLRVKFKLDTASRLPIEKKAIVRRVFGEYVGAEFTRPIDEREKELAFYVKY; translated from the coding sequence ATGGAGCAGGGTGGAGAAGCTATAAAAGTTGTCGCAAGTCCCAACGAAAAAGGGAATGTCAGTATTGTCTGCCGCCAGTGCGGAACCGTCAAACGTCTTAATGTGAATGAAATTTCCTACAGCGAGGGAGCATACCGCATGAATATGAAATGCGAGGGGTGCGGTAGCCTTCTCGATGTGTTGATTAATCTGCGCAAGGCCTTTCGCAAGCCAACGAACCTGACGGGTATCTGCACCACCGTGGAATCCGGTGATATAGACCTGGACGCTCACTTTGACAAGGTGTCGGGGATAGTGGTCTCGGATATTTCAAAAACGGGAATCGGTTTCAAGATGAAAACCCCCCTGAAAATCAAACAGGGCGATTTCCTTCGTGTAAAGTTCAAACTGGACACCGCAAGCCGTCTCCCCATAGAAAAAAAGGCGATTGTTCGAAGGGTGTTCGGTGAATACGTGGGTGCAGAATTTACCCGTCCCATCGACGAGCGGGAGAAGGAACTCGCTTTCTATGTCAAATATTGA
- a CDS encoding Zn-ribbon domain-containing OB-fold protein — MPVKPKPVPVATAWTMPFWEGTRNGKLLYQKCGDCGTNVFIPRIACSRCFSENLEWVESSGRGTVFSFTVVENNAPSAFIADMPFVIAIVKMEEEGVQMLTNIVECDPYEVRCDMPVEVVFEKLSDEFTLPKFRPAASR; from the coding sequence ATGCCAGTCAAACCAAAACCGGTACCTGTCGCAACGGCGTGGACCATGCCGTTCTGGGAAGGAACCCGGAATGGGAAATTGCTGTATCAGAAATGCGGGGACTGCGGGACCAATGTCTTCATTCCGCGGATCGCCTGTTCACGATGTTTTTCTGAAAATCTCGAATGGGTGGAATCATCGGGCAGGGGAACGGTATTCAGCTTTACCGTGGTGGAGAACAACGCGCCCTCGGCGTTTATCGCCGACATGCCCTTCGTGATCGCCATCGTAAAGATGGAGGAGGAAGGGGTCCAGATGCTGACCAATATCGTGGAATGTGATCCCTATGAGGTGCGTTGCGACATGCCCGTCGAGGTGGTCTTCGAGAAACTGAGCGATGAGTTCACGCTTCCGAAGTTCAGACCTGCCGCATCAAGGTAG
- a CDS encoding class I SAM-dependent methyltransferase produces the protein MARSNGDTYHSCDEWRASPVGTYVDRRRKKLITDLLDLREDEQLLDVGCKTGHLLLYFRRLGCDVTGVESSKDMLAAARERLGERADLRLGTPEDLPFSDNEFDIVTVSCFESTRSPAITLSEAIRVCRGRVFVEVLNRYSLAAAQRRRRKIDGVPLHDGSLLYSYLFVRKLIRDVLADAPIEWGSVIYFPLPWYLRAAAMEDRMPRKKNPFGLFMGISFPVYFTHMTLQDPLTGGRKLKVARKQVPGAVREVEK, from the coding sequence ATGGCACGAAGCAACGGGGATACCTATCACTCCTGCGACGAGTGGCGTGCTTCGCCCGTGGGTACCTACGTTGACCGGCGGCGAAAGAAGCTGATAACCGATCTTCTTGATCTCCGGGAAGATGAACAGCTTCTTGATGTCGGCTGCAAAACGGGCCATCTCCTCCTCTACTTCAGGCGGCTGGGCTGCGATGTGACCGGTGTCGAATCATCGAAAGACATGCTTGCCGCAGCCCGGGAACGACTCGGTGAACGAGCGGACCTCCGTTTGGGAACTCCCGAGGACCTTCCTTTTTCGGACAATGAATTCGACATAGTGACGGTCAGTTGTTTTGAATCAACAAGGTCGCCGGCCATCACCCTCAGTGAAGCGATCAGGGTTTGCCGGGGCAGGGTCTTCGTGGAGGTCCTTAATCGATATTCGCTTGCGGCCGCGCAGAGAAGAAGGAGAAAGATCGACGGCGTCCCCCTCCATGACGGTTCCCTCTTGTACAGTTACCTCTTTGTAAGGAAGCTCATCCGTGACGTCCTCGCCGACGCGCCCATAGAGTGGGGAAGCGTCATTTACTTTCCCCTCCCCTGGTATCTTCGCGCCGCCGCCATGGAAGACAGGATGCCCCGGAAGAAAAACCCTTTCGGACTTTTCATGGGGATCTCCTTTCCCGTCTATTTTACCCACATGACGCTCCAGGACCCCCTGACCGGGGGCCGTAAATTGAAGGTGGCCCGAAAGCAGGTGCCGGGAGCGGTACGGGAGGTGGAAAAGTGA